Proteins from a genomic interval of Microbacterium imperiale:
- a CDS encoding GNAT family N-acetyltransferase translates to MTPRELSGGAVLRAVRPGDEDGVLDCIRALALYEREPDAVENTADALRQTLFGDEPRAFCHVVEREGRIVGIAIWFLTYSTWTGRHGIWLEDLYVDEAERGRGYGKQLIASLAAVCVERGYSRLEWTVLDWNAPSIAFYRSIGAQPMDEWTTQRLTGEALEALAG, encoded by the coding sequence ATGACCCCGCGTGAACTGTCCGGCGGCGCCGTGCTGCGCGCCGTGCGCCCCGGAGACGAGGACGGCGTCCTCGACTGCATCCGTGCGCTGGCCCTGTACGAGCGCGAGCCCGACGCGGTCGAGAACACCGCCGATGCGCTGCGGCAGACCCTCTTCGGCGACGAGCCCCGCGCGTTCTGCCACGTCGTGGAGCGCGAGGGCCGGATCGTCGGCATCGCGATCTGGTTCCTCACCTACTCGACCTGGACCGGGCGCCACGGCATCTGGCTCGAAGACCTGTACGTCGACGAGGCCGAGCGCGGCCGCGGCTACGGCAAGCAGCTCATCGCCTCGCTCGCGGCGGTGTGCGTCGAGCGCGGCTATTCGCGGCTCGAGTGGACGGTGCTGGACTGGAACGCTCCCTCGATCGCCTTCTACCGCTCGATCGGTGCCCAGCCGATGGACGAGTGGACGACCCAGCGCCTGACCGGAGAGGCCCTCGAGGCGCTTGCGGGCTGA
- a CDS encoding aldo/keto reductase, translating to MAEQIHVPNVSLNSGFEIPQLGYGVFKVDPAETERLVTEAFEVGYRHIDTAAIYGNEEGVGRAIAASGIPRDELFITTKLWNDRQGGDEPRKALSESLEKLGLDHVDLYLVHWPAPDNGNYVNAWQKLVELRDAGHTRSIGVSNHLVEHLEKIHAETGELPAVNQIELHPAYQQKDVVDWATDKGVRIESWGPLGQGKYDLFGAEPVAEAAAAHGKSPAQVVLRWHLQRGFIVFPKTVSRERMVENASLFDFELTTAQVDAISALDPGDGSGRVSAHPSEVN from the coding sequence ATGGCAGAACAGATCCACGTCCCGAACGTGTCCCTCAACTCCGGCTTCGAGATCCCGCAGCTGGGCTACGGCGTCTTCAAGGTCGACCCCGCCGAGACCGAGCGTCTCGTCACCGAGGCCTTCGAGGTCGGCTACCGCCACATCGACACCGCCGCGATCTACGGCAACGAAGAGGGTGTCGGCCGGGCCATCGCGGCCAGCGGCATCCCGCGTGACGAGCTGTTCATCACCACGAAGCTCTGGAACGACCGTCAGGGCGGCGATGAGCCCCGCAAGGCCCTGTCCGAGAGCCTCGAGAAGCTCGGGCTCGACCACGTCGACCTGTACCTCGTGCACTGGCCGGCCCCGGACAACGGCAACTACGTCAACGCCTGGCAGAAGCTCGTCGAGCTGCGCGACGCCGGCCACACCCGCTCGATCGGCGTGTCGAATCACCTCGTCGAGCACCTCGAGAAGATCCACGCCGAGACCGGCGAGCTGCCCGCGGTCAACCAGATCGAGCTGCACCCGGCCTACCAGCAGAAGGATGTCGTCGACTGGGCGACCGACAAGGGCGTGCGCATCGAGTCGTGGGGGCCCCTCGGCCAGGGCAAGTACGACCTGTTCGGCGCCGAGCCCGTCGCCGAGGCGGCCGCGGCGCACGGCAAGAGCCCGGCGCAGGTCGTGCTGCGCTGGCACCTGCAGCGCGGGTTCATCGTCTTCCCGAAGACGGTGAGCCGCGAGCGCATGGTCGAGAACGCCTCGCTGTTCGACTTCGAGCTCACCACCGCACAGGTCGACGCCATCTCGGCCCTCGACCCGGGCGACGGCTCGGGCCGGGTGAGCGCGCACCCCTCCGAGGTGAACTGA
- a CDS encoding sulfurtransferase — MASVLNVSAYLFTHIADPAELRVVLRDRAEAAALRGTILLAEEGINLFLAGAADAVRGFVDELRADERFAALTTKESWSDDQPFGRMLVKVKREIIRMDRPAIRPEAGRAPAVAPAQLRRWLDQGHDDTGREVVLLDTRNAFEVDYGTFDGAVDWRIERFTQFPGAAAAHRDEFAGKTVVSFCTGGIRCEKAAIVLREEGVEAYQLEGGILGYFEHEGGAHWNGECFVFDEREALTPDLTARG, encoded by the coding sequence GTGGCATCCGTCCTGAACGTCTCCGCCTACCTGTTCACGCACATCGCCGATCCGGCCGAGCTGCGTGTCGTACTGCGCGATCGTGCGGAGGCGGCGGCGCTGCGCGGGACCATCCTGCTGGCGGAGGAGGGCATCAACCTCTTCCTCGCGGGCGCCGCCGACGCGGTGCGCGGGTTCGTCGATGAACTGCGCGCCGATGAGCGCTTCGCCGCGCTGACGACGAAGGAGAGCTGGTCGGACGATCAGCCCTTCGGCCGGATGCTCGTCAAGGTCAAGCGCGAGATCATCCGGATGGATCGACCGGCGATCCGCCCCGAGGCCGGCCGCGCCCCCGCCGTCGCCCCGGCGCAGCTGCGCCGCTGGCTCGATCAGGGGCACGACGACACGGGCCGCGAGGTGGTGCTGCTCGACACGCGCAACGCGTTCGAGGTCGACTACGGCACGTTCGACGGCGCCGTCGACTGGCGGATCGAGCGATTCACGCAGTTCCCCGGCGCGGCCGCCGCGCATCGCGACGAGTTCGCGGGCAAGACCGTCGTCAGCTTCTGCACGGGCGGCATCCGCTGCGAGAAGGCCGCGATCGTGCTGCGCGAAGAAGGGGTCGAGGCGTACCAGCTCGAGGGCGGCATCCTGGGGTACTTCGAGCACGAGGGCGGCGCGCACTGGAACGGCGAGTGCTTCGTCTTCGACGAGCGCGAGGCGCTGACCCCCGACCTCACGGCTCGGGGCTGA
- a CDS encoding NAD-dependent deacylase — protein sequence MARIVVLTGAGISAESGIRTFRAVDGLWEDHRIEDVATPEGFAANRALVQTFYDERRRIARAAQPNAAHRALAELEARHPGEVAVVTQNIDDLHERAGSRRVLHIHGRLDRARCERCGTRMPVTGDLSDEPPCPACGRRSLRPDVVWFGEAVHGLDEIFDAVSLCEEFWVIGTSGAVTPAASLVAVAAEAGARTALLNLEAHEDTRLFDEVLLGPATETVPAWTARF from the coding sequence ATGGCCCGGATCGTGGTGCTGACGGGAGCGGGCATCTCGGCCGAGTCGGGCATCCGCACGTTCCGCGCGGTCGACGGGCTGTGGGAGGACCACCGGATCGAGGATGTCGCGACGCCCGAAGGGTTCGCAGCGAACCGAGCGCTCGTGCAGACCTTCTACGACGAGCGCAGGCGCATCGCGCGCGCCGCCCAGCCGAACGCCGCGCACCGCGCCCTCGCGGAACTCGAGGCGCGGCATCCCGGTGAGGTCGCGGTCGTGACGCAGAACATCGACGACCTGCACGAGCGCGCGGGGTCCCGCCGGGTGCTGCACATCCACGGACGCCTCGACCGGGCGCGGTGCGAGCGCTGCGGGACGCGGATGCCGGTGACGGGCGACCTGTCGGATGAGCCGCCATGCCCCGCGTGCGGTCGGCGATCGCTGCGCCCCGACGTGGTGTGGTTCGGTGAGGCGGTCCACGGTCTCGACGAGATCTTCGACGCGGTGTCGCTCTGCGAGGAGTTCTGGGTCATCGGCACCTCGGGCGCGGTCACGCCCGCGGCATCGCTCGTCGCCGTCGCGGCCGAGGCCGGAGCCCGCACGGCCCTGCTCAACCTCGAAGCGCACGAGGACACGCGCCTGTTCGACGAGGTGCTGCTCGGTCCCGCGACCGAGACCGTCCCCGCGTGGACTGCGCGGTTCTGA
- the map gene encoding type I methionyl aminopeptidase, which yields MIEILNETQLGYARTTGALVGDILRELRERSTVGVNLLDIDAWARELIVRAGATSCYVDYAPSFGDGPFGHYICTAVNDAVLHGMPHDYALRSGDLLTLDLAITKNGVAADAAISFTVGPSQPPRDAALIDATERALAAGIEAARPGNRIGDISSAIGAVLTGAGYAVNTEFGGHGIGSVMHGDPHVPNIGRPGRGYRLRPGLLLALEPWVMDDTDILVTDPDGWTLRSSTGCRTAHTEHTVAITDGAAEILTLPR from the coding sequence ATGATCGAGATCCTGAACGAGACGCAGCTCGGCTACGCCCGCACCACCGGCGCGCTGGTCGGCGACATCCTCCGCGAGCTGCGCGAACGCTCGACCGTCGGCGTGAACCTGCTCGACATCGACGCGTGGGCTCGCGAGCTGATCGTGCGAGCCGGGGCGACATCCTGCTACGTCGACTACGCGCCCTCGTTCGGCGACGGCCCGTTCGGTCACTACATCTGCACGGCCGTCAACGACGCCGTCCTGCACGGGATGCCGCACGACTACGCCCTGCGTTCCGGAGATCTGCTCACGCTCGACCTCGCGATCACGAAGAACGGGGTCGCCGCCGACGCCGCGATCAGCTTCACCGTCGGCCCGTCGCAGCCGCCGCGCGACGCCGCCCTGATCGATGCCACCGAGCGAGCCCTCGCGGCGGGGATCGAGGCTGCCCGCCCGGGCAATCGCATCGGCGACATCTCGTCCGCGATCGGCGCCGTCCTCACCGGGGCGGGGTACGCCGTCAACACCGAGTTCGGCGGCCACGGCATCGGCAGCGTCATGCACGGCGACCCGCACGTACCCAACATCGGCCGACCCGGACGCGGCTACCGCCTGCGCCCCGGGCTCCTGCTCGCCCTCGAGCCGTGGGTGATGGACGACACCGACATCCTCGTGACCGACCCCGACGGCTGGACGCTGCGCAGCTCCACCGGATGCCGCACCGCGCACACCGAGCACACCGTCGCCATCACCGACGGTGCCGCCGAGATCCTCACCCTCCCCCGCTGA
- a CDS encoding helix-turn-helix domain-containing protein encodes MVRPAHTPETIARGRRLGAFLRQARGDRSIAEVAAAAQISAETLRKIETGRLATPSFTTVAAVANALDLSLDEIAAQARGTDAALPA; translated from the coding sequence ATGGTTCGCCCGGCGCACACGCCCGAGACGATCGCGCGAGGCCGGCGTCTGGGCGCCTTCCTGCGCCAGGCGCGCGGCGACCGCTCGATCGCCGAGGTCGCCGCGGCCGCGCAGATCTCGGCCGAGACGCTGCGAAAGATCGAGACGGGCCGGCTGGCGACGCCGTCGTTCACGACGGTCGCCGCGGTCGCGAACGCTCTGGACCTCTCGCTCGACGAGATCGCCGCGCAGGCGCGGGGAACGGATGCCGCGCTGCCGGCGTGA
- a CDS encoding DNA glycosylase AlkZ-like family protein, which produces MEPHRLTREQARRIIVRAQLLEADRPGDVVEVAEQLGAIKIDPTAVLAPSEQTIPWTRIGWGYEPGQLTKAVEDDRQLFEYAGSFYPASVLPLMRVRMRSRPLRESAAAWLEANAAFRADVIARLHRDGPLLAADIPDTAAVPAGNESGWYSDNQVPRMLDLLERLGEVAVVGRVGRLRRWDVAERARGPEPDGPDADEAGALLDERRLQGAGLARQRSSWSGVGMAGEPALVDGSSWKWRVDPRALAGIDDDPGGRVAILSPYDGMLFDRPRLIEAFDFTYKLEQFVPKAQRVYGYFAHPILCGDRFIGLLDAALDKAKENLVVSAVHELVPWESEERDAVDAEIHDLAGWLGVPVRGLD; this is translated from the coding sequence ATGGAACCGCACCGGCTCACCCGCGAGCAGGCACGTCGCATCATCGTGCGGGCGCAGCTGCTCGAAGCGGACCGCCCGGGTGACGTCGTCGAGGTCGCCGAGCAGCTCGGTGCGATCAAGATCGATCCGACGGCGGTCCTCGCTCCGAGCGAGCAGACCATCCCGTGGACGCGCATCGGCTGGGGGTACGAGCCCGGGCAGCTGACGAAGGCCGTCGAAGACGACCGTCAGCTGTTCGAGTACGCAGGGTCGTTCTATCCGGCGAGCGTCCTGCCGCTGATGCGCGTACGGATGCGCAGCCGGCCGCTGCGCGAGAGCGCCGCAGCGTGGCTCGAAGCCAACGCGGCGTTCCGCGCTGACGTGATCGCCCGTCTGCACCGGGACGGGCCGCTGCTGGCCGCCGACATCCCCGACACCGCCGCGGTGCCGGCGGGCAACGAGAGCGGCTGGTACAGCGACAACCAGGTGCCGCGCATGCTCGATCTGCTCGAGCGGCTCGGCGAGGTCGCGGTCGTCGGGCGGGTGGGACGACTGCGCCGATGGGATGTCGCCGAGCGCGCCCGCGGCCCCGAGCCCGACGGCCCCGACGCCGACGAGGCGGGCGCGCTGCTCGACGAGCGCCGCCTGCAGGGCGCCGGCCTGGCCCGCCAGCGATCGTCGTGGTCGGGAGTCGGCATGGCCGGCGAACCGGCGCTGGTCGACGGCAGCTCCTGGAAGTGGCGCGTCGACCCGCGGGCTCTCGCGGGGATCGACGACGACCCCGGTGGCCGGGTCGCGATCCTCAGTCCCTACGACGGCATGCTCTTCGACCGGCCGCGCCTCATCGAGGCGTTCGACTTCACCTACAAGCTCGAGCAGTTCGTGCCGAAGGCCCAGCGCGTCTACGGCTACTTCGCCCACCCGATCCTGTGCGGCGACCGGTTCATCGGTCTGCTCGACGCCGCGCTCGACAAGGCGAAGGAGAACCTCGTGGTCTCGGCGGTGCACGAGCTGGTGCCGTGGGAGAGCGAGGAGCGCGATGCGGTGGACGCCGAGATCCACGACCTCGCCGGCTGGCTCGGGGTGCCGGTGCGCGGGCTCGACTGA
- a CDS encoding SRPBCC family protein: MARIIETIDVDVPVSVAYNQWTQFESFPHFLSFVESVTQLDDGTTHWKVKIGGAEREFTAKITEQHPDERVAWNSVQGKDEHAGVVTFHKLSENETRVTVQLDWKPEGFVESVGAAVGIDDHAVKKDLTRFKEFIESRGTETGAWRGDIEN, encoded by the coding sequence ATGGCCCGCATCATCGAGACCATCGACGTCGACGTGCCCGTGTCGGTCGCGTACAACCAGTGGACGCAGTTCGAATCGTTCCCGCACTTCCTGAGCTTCGTCGAGTCGGTCACCCAGCTCGACGACGGCACCACGCACTGGAAGGTGAAGATCGGCGGGGCTGAGCGCGAGTTCACTGCGAAGATCACCGAGCAGCACCCCGACGAGCGCGTCGCCTGGAACAGCGTCCAGGGCAAGGACGAGCACGCCGGCGTCGTCACGTTCCACAAGCTGAGCGAGAACGAGACGCGCGTCACCGTGCAGCTCGACTGGAAGCCCGAGGGCTTCGTCGAGTCGGTCGGCGCCGCCGTCGGCATCGACGACCACGCCGTGAAGAAGGACCTCACGCGCTTCAAGGAGTTCATCGAGTCGCGCGGCACCGAGACCGGCGCCTGGCGCGGCGACATCGAGAACTGA
- a CDS encoding DUF2945 domain-containing protein — MAQELSKGDRVSWDTSQGRTQGTIVEKKEKDFQFAGQKFTASADEPAFIVESEKSGNQAAHKRSALRKLSS, encoded by the coding sequence ATGGCTCAGGAACTGTCGAAGGGCGACCGCGTCAGCTGGGACACCTCTCAGGGGCGCACGCAGGGCACCATCGTCGAGAAGAAGGAGAAGGACTTCCAGTTCGCGGGCCAGAAGTTCACGGCATCCGCGGACGAGCCCGCCTTCATCGTGGAGTCGGAGAAGAGCGGCAACCAGGCCGCGCACAAGCGGTCCGCGCTGCGCAAGCTCAGCAGCTGA
- a CDS encoding SDR family NAD(P)-dependent oxidoreductase — translation MRTIVITGASDGIGAAAARRLTREGHRVVLVGRSPEKTRALAAELGAPFHLADYAELAQVRRLAGELRDAYPRIDVLANNAGGIFGPRHLTVDGFEQTFQVNHLAGFLLTNLLLDRLVESRASVIQTASVAARVFSRFDVTDLNAAGRYSGRVAYGNAKLANILFTRELQHRAGGRGVSAAAFHPGVVATQFAANVPGPFRWMYHNPLARRVMTTTDEGGARMVFLANGEPGREWVPGGYYENDRLTRSHRDATDAVLARELWDRSAEMVALAR, via the coding sequence ATGCGCACCATCGTGATCACGGGAGCCAGCGACGGAATCGGAGCCGCGGCCGCGCGGCGCCTCACCCGCGAGGGGCATCGCGTCGTACTCGTGGGGCGGTCGCCCGAGAAGACCCGCGCGCTCGCCGCCGAGTTGGGGGCCCCGTTCCACCTCGCGGACTACGCCGAGCTCGCCCAGGTGCGCCGGCTGGCGGGGGAGCTGCGCGACGCCTATCCGCGCATCGACGTGCTCGCCAACAACGCCGGCGGGATCTTCGGTCCGCGCCACCTCACGGTGGACGGCTTCGAGCAGACGTTCCAGGTCAATCATCTCGCCGGCTTCCTGCTGACGAACCTGCTGCTGGACCGGCTGGTCGAGAGCCGGGCATCGGTCATCCAGACGGCCAGCGTCGCCGCACGGGTGTTCTCACGCTTCGACGTCACCGATCTCAACGCCGCGGGGCGCTACTCGGGCCGCGTCGCGTACGGCAACGCGAAGCTCGCGAACATCCTCTTCACTCGCGAGCTGCAGCACCGTGCCGGTGGCCGAGGCGTCTCAGCCGCGGCCTTCCACCCGGGCGTCGTCGCGACGCAGTTCGCCGCTAACGTGCCCGGACCCTTCCGCTGGATGTACCACAACCCCCTCGCCCGTCGGGTGATGACCACGACCGACGAGGGCGGCGCGCGGATGGTGTTCCTGGCGAACGGCGAGCCGGGACGGGAATGGGTCCCCGGCGGTTACTACGAGAACGACCGCCTCACGCGGTCGCACCGCGACGCGACCGACGCCGTCCTCGCCCGGGAGCTGTGGGACCGCAGCGCCGAGATGGTCGCTCTGGCGCGCTGA
- a CDS encoding NAD(P)/FAD-dependent oxidoreductase: MTAANTGAGPTGAGAQPAAHHRVIVVGGGNGGVSAAARLLRRGVTDVALIEPRDVHEYKPLFSHVAGGTARISETMRPQRSVMPRDVTWIRDAVVQVDPARSVVQLAGGGEVGYDQLVLSPGMQKDWASVPGLAESIGTGDVTTHYEGDLAARTSLRLRDLRRGTVVFTQPAGPASCAGAAQKPLYQACDYWQRTGVLGDIRAVLVVPDKTVFGIEAFDREIQRAVDRYGIELHTDSALIEVDADRTEAVIASPTGIERIRYDLLSVTPPQSAPEWIRASGLAADDDPDGFVEVDPETLRHPRFVNVWGLGDAAATTNSKSGGALRKQTMVLAKNLAAVLAGKEPTARYDGYGVCPMTVSRASVVWAEFGPSGELMPTIPFLRRMYRESRLSWFFDRRVLPWVYWNLILTGRV, from the coding sequence ATGACCGCGGCGAACACGGGCGCCGGTCCGACCGGCGCGGGCGCGCAGCCGGCTGCTCATCACCGCGTCATCGTGGTGGGCGGCGGCAACGGGGGCGTCTCGGCCGCCGCGCGACTGCTGCGCCGGGGTGTGACGGATGTCGCGCTCATCGAGCCCCGCGACGTGCACGAGTACAAGCCGCTCTTCTCCCACGTCGCCGGCGGTACGGCGCGCATCAGCGAGACGATGCGCCCGCAGCGATCCGTCATGCCCCGTGATGTGACGTGGATCCGAGATGCCGTCGTGCAGGTCGACCCCGCGCGTTCGGTCGTTCAGCTGGCCGGGGGCGGCGAGGTCGGGTACGACCAGCTCGTGCTGTCACCGGGCATGCAGAAGGACTGGGCGAGCGTTCCCGGCCTGGCGGAGTCGATCGGCACCGGCGACGTCACGACGCACTACGAGGGCGATCTCGCCGCCCGGACCTCCTTGCGGCTGCGCGATCTGCGGCGCGGGACGGTCGTCTTCACGCAGCCCGCCGGCCCGGCCTCCTGCGCGGGAGCGGCGCAGAAACCCCTGTACCAGGCCTGTGACTACTGGCAGCGCACGGGCGTGCTCGGCGACATCCGCGCCGTGCTCGTCGTGCCCGACAAGACGGTGTTCGGCATCGAGGCGTTCGACCGCGAGATCCAGCGCGCCGTCGACCGCTACGGCATCGAGCTGCACACCGACAGTGCCCTCATCGAGGTGGATGCGGACCGCACCGAGGCCGTCATCGCCTCGCCGACGGGCATCGAGCGGATCCGGTACGACCTGCTCAGCGTCACGCCGCCGCAGTCGGCCCCGGAATGGATCCGCGCGTCGGGACTGGCCGCCGACGACGACCCCGACGGGTTCGTCGAGGTCGACCCCGAGACGCTGCGGCATCCCCGCTTCGTGAACGTCTGGGGGCTGGGGGATGCCGCAGCCACGACGAATTCGAAGAGCGGCGGCGCCCTGCGAAAGCAGACGATGGTGCTCGCGAAGAACCTCGCCGCGGTGCTGGCCGGAAAGGAGCCGACGGCGCGCTACGACGGCTACGGCGTCTGTCCGATGACGGTGTCGCGTGCGAGCGTCGTGTGGGCGGAGTTCGGGCCGTCGGGCGAGCTGATGCCGACGATTCCGTTCCTGCGCCGGATGTACCGCGAGAGCCGGCTGTCGTGGTTCTTCGACCGCCGCGTGCTGCCCTGGGTCTACTGGAACCTCATCCTCACCGGGCGCGTCTGA
- a CDS encoding endonuclease/exonuclease/phosphatase family protein, translating to MTTPVGAEVAVRRLFPPPEPAVGDLRIASWNIRRRIDGPTWPPNDRWRVRAPRLAAVLRADPPAILGTQEAMPDQADLVRASLGPGYRFVGHGRNADGRGEGCPIFFDAERLELTGHAQRALSETPGVAGSLSWGNPVPRVVVRASFRDRATGTSLTVLNTHLDVFSARSRLRAAWMLHDLAEEASGRVVVMGDMNAGPGSAPLAALLSGNLVDAWEVASERTTPLWDTYGGYHEPRVRRGPIDWIAVDRGATVRRAAIDTRTVDGAAPSDHLGVHVVLGLDEVTS from the coding sequence ATGACCACTCCCGTCGGTGCCGAAGTCGCCGTCCGGCGGCTCTTCCCGCCGCCCGAGCCGGCCGTCGGTGACCTGCGCATCGCGAGCTGGAACATCCGGCGCCGCATCGACGGTCCGACGTGGCCGCCGAACGACCGGTGGAGAGTGCGGGCGCCCCGGTTGGCCGCCGTGCTGCGGGCCGACCCGCCGGCGATCCTCGGCACGCAGGAGGCGATGCCCGATCAGGCCGACCTCGTGCGCGCGTCGCTGGGCCCGGGCTACCGCTTCGTCGGTCACGGTCGCAACGCCGACGGGCGGGGCGAGGGATGCCCGATCTTCTTCGACGCCGAGCGCCTCGAGCTGACCGGTCATGCCCAGCGGGCGCTGTCCGAGACGCCCGGCGTCGCCGGGTCGCTCTCGTGGGGCAATCCGGTGCCCCGCGTCGTCGTCCGCGCGAGCTTCCGCGACCGTGCCACGGGCACGTCACTGACGGTGCTCAACACCCATCTCGACGTCTTCTCCGCCCGGTCGCGGCTGCGCGCGGCGTGGATGCTCCACGACCTCGCGGAAGAGGCTTCCGGCAGGGTCGTCGTCATGGGCGACATGAACGCAGGTCCCGGTTCGGCCCCGCTCGCGGCACTGCTCAGCGGCAACCTCGTCGATGCGTGGGAGGTCGCGTCGGAGCGGACGACCCCGCTGTGGGACACCTACGGCGGCTACCACGAGCCGCGCGTGCGGCGGGGCCCGATCGATTGGATCGCCGTCGACCGGGGCGCGACCGTGCGGCGCGCGGCGATCGACACGCGAACGGTCGACGGCGCGGCGCCCTCCGACCACCTCGGCGTGCACGTCGTGCTCGGACTCGACGAGGTGACGTCGTGA
- a CDS encoding glycosyltransferase family 2 protein, with translation MPYHDAPRSERPTVSVVIPVKDDAPALRRCLRALALQTDPPDEVVVVDNGSRDDSAEVARAGGARVVPCADPGIPAAAATGYDRATCDVILRLDADCVPAASWVQRLRHQFETRPGTAVLTGGARFTDGPRLLRTALAAAYLGLYAVVGFTALGHLPLFGSNLAFRRSAWRRVSARVHRDPGLHDDFDLAFHLGEYYPIRYARRAAMGMSMRPFFDRRAFGQRIARGFRSVVTHWPVDLPPIRIVRRWLRVAASRRGPFGTRGDA, from the coding sequence ATGCCGTACCACGATGCCCCGCGATCCGAGCGACCGACGGTGTCGGTGGTCATCCCGGTCAAGGACGACGCCCCCGCCCTCCGGCGGTGCCTGCGGGCCCTCGCGCTGCAGACCGATCCGCCCGACGAGGTCGTCGTCGTCGACAACGGCTCGCGCGATGACTCGGCGGAGGTCGCGCGAGCCGGCGGCGCCCGCGTCGTGCCGTGCGCCGACCCGGGCATCCCGGCCGCCGCGGCGACCGGCTACGACCGCGCGACGTGCGACGTGATCCTCCGTCTCGACGCCGACTGCGTGCCCGCGGCGTCATGGGTGCAGCGGCTTCGCCACCAGTTCGAGACCCGCCCCGGCACCGCCGTCCTCACCGGCGGCGCCCGTTTCACCGACGGCCCCCGGCTCCTGCGCACGGCGCTCGCGGCCGCGTACCTCGGGCTGTACGCCGTGGTCGGGTTCACCGCTCTCGGGCACCTCCCGCTCTTCGGCTCGAACCTCGCGTTCCGACGATCGGCGTGGCGCCGCGTCAGCGCACGCGTGCACCGCGACCCCGGTCTGCACGACGACTTCGACCTGGCCTTCCACCTCGGCGAGTACTACCCGATCCGCTACGCCCGGCGCGCGGCGATGGGCATGTCGATGCGTCCGTTCTTCGACCGTCGCGCGTTCGGACAGCGCATCGCGCGCGGCTTCCGATCCGTCGTGACGCACTGGCCCGTCGACCTGCCGCCGATCCGCATCGTGCGACGATGGCTGCGCGTCGCGGCATCCCGTCGTGGCCCGTTCGGAACGAGAGGGGACGCATGA